The Lycium barbarum isolate Lr01 chromosome 12, ASM1917538v2, whole genome shotgun sequence genome includes a region encoding these proteins:
- the LOC132623059 gene encoding major pollen allergen Lig v 1-like → MGKSIVIFIASAIFLFGITQAYDEFIPNKKPFVESDNYQFILEGIVYCDPCRAEFKTNLSQPLDDARVGMQCRHPETEQVTITVSASTNSTGYYNMLIEGDHENEICETFLIRSPREDCNEIPNEGGHGRESSRVTLTNNNGISGKYRDANPLFFLAKKVAPECAQEFKEMEYIPELKDINQA, encoded by the exons atGGGAAAATCAATCGTAATCTTCATTGCTAGTGCTATTTTCTTGTTCGGGATCACTCAAGCCTATGATGAGTTCATACCAAATAAAAAACCTTTTGTTGAGTCAGATAACTATCAATTTATTCTTGAAGGAATTGTCTATTGTGACCCTTGTCGTGCAGAATTCAAAACCAATCTTAGTCAGCCCTTAGATG ATGCTAGGGTGGGGATGCAATGCCGACACCCCGAAACCGAACAAGTCACTATAACTGTCAGCGCCTCAACTAACTCTACGGGGTATTATAACATGCTGATAGAAGGAGACCACGAGAATGAGATCTGCGAGACCTTTTTGATAAGAAGTCCTAGAGAAGATTGCAATGAAATACCAAATGAAGGAGGGCATGGCAGAGAATCATCAAGAGTTACTCTCACTAACAACAATGGCATTTCTGGAAAGTATCGTGATGCAAATCCTCTCTTCTTCTTGGCTAAAAAAGTCGCACCAGAGTGTGCACAAGAATTCAAGGAGATGGAATATATCCCTGAACTTAAAGATATCAACCAGGCATAA
- the LOC132623198 gene encoding pollen allergen Sal k 5.0101-like has translation MGKSTVIFIASTICLFSLIGITQANDESDKYEFILEGMVYCDPCRSEFKTNLSQPLADARVGMQCRHPETEQITITVSASTNSTGYYHMLIDGDHESELCETYLIRSPKEDCSEIPNQGHGRESSRVTLTNNNGISGKYRDANPLFFLAKKVAPECAQEFKEMEYIPELKDINQA, from the exons atgggAAAATCAACAGTAATCTTCATTGCTAGTACTATTTGTTTGTTCTCCCTGATAGGGATCACTCAAGCCAATGATGAGTCTGATAAGTATGAGTTCATTCTCGAAGGAATGGTCTATTGTGACCCTTGTCGTTCAGAATTCAAAACTAATCTTAGCCAGCCTTTAGCAG ATGCGAGGGTGGGGATGCAATGCCGACACCCCGAAACCGAACAAATCACTATAACCGTCAGCGCCTCGACTAACTCCACAGGTTATTACCACATGTTGATAGATGGAGACCACGAGAGTGAGCTCTGTGAGACCTATTTGATAAGAAGTCCTAAAGAAGATTGCAGTGAAATACCAAATCAAGGGCATGGCAGAGAATCATCAAGAGTTACGCTCACTAACAACAATGGCATATCTGGAAAATATCGTGATGCCAATCCTCTCTTTTTCTTGGCTAAAAAAGTCGCACCAGAGTGTGCACAAGAATTCAAGGAGATGGAATATATTCCTGAACTTAAAGATATCAACCAGGCATGA